The Juglans microcarpa x Juglans regia isolate MS1-56 chromosome 8S, Jm3101_v1.0, whole genome shotgun sequence genome has a window encoding:
- the LOC121244194 gene encoding uncharacterized protein LOC121244194, producing MDKSWMLIEDRLHSTEYDEGVRRFLAMAQVHAVTTDQIRCPCRRCRNRAFHSIRIVEDHLFLKGIDPTYTEWIFHGEEDPILNSTFSDEEFDDASSYNHYIDDVDEMLDDIRHGSFMDEEGSNEGNANDNYQPSTSNAPTNYNFDELVADARQPLYPGCAKFSKLSFIVKLLHIKSIGGWTVKSFDMVIKLLHDAFPDALFPDSYNDARRLERGLGFNYEKIHVCPNDCVLFWKENASYNECPKCKASRWIASTSEQRMIPQKVLRYFPLKPRLQRLFMSTNTAQAMRWHKDARVDDPTCMRHPADSRVWKDFNNKHVAFSHDPRNVRLGLASDGFNPFNNMSRPYSIWPVLLVPYNLPPWLCMKDPYTMLSLLIPGPKSPGNDIDVFLRPLVDELKELWEDGIRTFDAYSRQMFSLHAALLWTINDFPAYANLSGWSTKGKLACPSCRSDTNSQWLVYGRKHCYMGHQRWLPPNHSWRRKKNSFNGCEEHGLQPSRVEGEDLVAQLREVAHVQFGKSTSKRKRTPNQLN from the coding sequence ATGGATAAGTCTTGGATGCTTATTGAAGACAGATTGCATTCCACTGAGTATGATGAAGGTGTTAGGAGATTCTTAGCCATGGCACAAGTTCATGCAGTGACAACTGATCAAATTAGGTGTCCATGTAGGAGATGCCGGAATAGAGCTTTTCACTCTATTCGTATTGTGGAagatcatttgtttttaaaagggATTGATCCAACCTATACGGAATGGATTTTCCATGGAGAAGAGGATCCGATCCTAAATTCTACATTCTctgatgaagaatttgatgatGCATCTTCTTATAATCACTACATTGATGATGTCGAcgagatgttagatgacattCGTCATGGGTCGTTTATGGATGAGGAAGGTAGCAATGAAGGAAATGCAAATGATAATTATCAACCCTCCACCTCAAATGCTCCAACCAACTATAATTTCGACGAGTTGGTTGCTGACGCACGACAACCACTTTATCCTGGATGTGCTAAGTTCTCGAAGCTATCATTCATCGTCAAGCTACTTCACATCAAGAGCATAGGTGGTTGGACAGTGAAGTCCTTTGACATGGTGATCAAGCTTTTGCATGATGCATTTCCCGACGCTCTATTTCCAGATTCATATAACGATGCTCGTCGCTTAGAGCGTGGCTTGGGCTTTAATTATGAAAAGATACACGTGTGCCCAAATGACTGTGTgttgttttggaaggaaaatgcatcGTATAATGAATGCCCTAAATGTAAAGCATCTAGGTGGATTGCAAGCACAAGTGAGCAGCGGATGATACCACAAAAGGTTCTTCGATACTTCCCCTTGAAGCCACGCTTGCAGAGGCTGTTCATGTCAACGAACACAGCCCAAGCCATGAGATGGCATAAAGATGCACGTGTTGACGATCCAACATGCATGCGACATCCAGCAGATTCAAGGGTATGGAAAGACTTCAACAACAAACATGTTGCCTTTTCCCATGATCCTCGCAATGTTAGACTTGGGTTGGCGAGTGATGGGTTTAACCCCTTCAATAATATGAGTAGGCCGTACAGTATTTGGCCGGTACTACTTGTGCCCTACAACTTGCCCCcttggttatgcatgaaagatccataCACCATGTTGTCGTTGCTAATCCCTGGCCCTAAGTCACCAGGGAATGATATTGATGTGTTCTTGCGTCCTCTTGTTGATGAGTTGAAGGAATTATGGGAAGATGGTATTCGGACGTTTGATGCGTACAGTAGACAAATGTTTAGCTTGCATGCAGCACTACTTTGGACTATCAATGACTTTCCCGCATACGCCAATCTTTCTGGGTGGAGCACGAAGGGCAAGTTGGCTTGTCCTTCATGTAGATCTGACACAAATTCACAGTGGTTGGTATATGGGCGAAAGCACTGCTATATGGGGCATCAACGGTGGTTGCCACCAAATCACAGTTGGAGACGGAAAAAGAACTCTTTTAACGGGTGCGAAGAGCATGGACTCCAACCATCAAGGGTCGAGGGAGAGGATTTGGTGGCACAATTACGTGAAGTTGCACATGTTCAATTTGGCAAATCTACTTCGAAGAGGAAACGAACGCCGAATCAACTAAATTAG